A genomic window from Litoreibacter janthinus includes:
- the leuB gene encoding 3-isopropylmalate dehydrogenase: MSNPSILILPGDGIGPEVMAQVTRIIDWFGEKRDLKFDVETDLVGGAAYDKHGVPLSDETMARALEVDAVLLGAVGGPKYDNLDFSVKPERGLLRLRKEMDLFSNLRPAQCFDALADFSSLKKDIVSGLDIMIVRELTSGVYFGEPRGIHKEGNERVGINTQRYTESEIARVARSAFELARKRSNKVCSMEKANVMESGILWRDVVQEIHDAEYPDVELSHMYADNGAMQLVRAPKQFDVIVTDNLFGDVLSDCAAMLTGSLGMLPSASLGLPNAEGRPKALYEPVHGSAPDITGQGKANPIACILSFAMALRYSFDEGAEATRLEKAVEKVLADGVRTADLMGPDGGTPVSTTEMGDVILEALDASL; this comes from the coding sequence ATGTCTAACCCTTCTATTTTGATCCTGCCGGGCGACGGCATTGGCCCTGAAGTCATGGCGCAAGTGACGCGTATCATCGACTGGTTCGGTGAAAAGCGCGACCTCAAGTTTGACGTCGAAACCGACCTTGTTGGCGGCGCTGCCTATGACAAGCACGGCGTTCCCCTTTCCGACGAGACGATGGCCCGAGCGCTTGAAGTCGACGCGGTTCTGCTTGGTGCTGTTGGCGGTCCAAAATACGACAATCTGGATTTCTCTGTGAAGCCGGAACGCGGTCTTCTGCGTTTGCGTAAAGAGATGGACTTGTTTTCGAACCTGCGACCAGCTCAGTGCTTTGACGCGCTTGCGGACTTCTCCTCGCTGAAAAAAGACATCGTATCCGGTCTCGACATCATGATCGTGCGCGAATTAACCTCCGGCGTGTATTTCGGGGAGCCTCGCGGCATCCACAAAGAAGGCAACGAACGCGTGGGCATAAACACCCAGCGTTATACCGAATCCGAGATCGCGCGTGTCGCACGCTCTGCATTCGAGTTGGCGCGCAAGCGGAGCAACAAAGTTTGCTCGATGGAAAAAGCCAACGTCATGGAATCCGGTATCCTGTGGCGCGACGTTGTGCAGGAAATCCACGACGCGGAATACCCTGATGTAGAGCTGTCGCACATGTACGCCGATAACGGCGCTATGCAGCTTGTCCGCGCGCCCAAACAGTTCGACGTCATCGTGACTGACAACCTGTTCGGCGATGTGCTGTCCGACTGTGCGGCAATGCTGACAGGCTCGCTTGGTATGCTCCCGTCGGCGTCGCTGGGCCTGCCCAATGCTGAAGGCCGCCCAAAAGCGCTTTACGAGCCGGTGCACGGCTCCGCGCCAGACATCACTGGTCAAGGCAAGGCAAACCCTATCGCCTGTATCCTGAGCTTCGCAATGGCTCTGCGCTATTCGTTTGATGAAGGTGCCGAGGCGACCCGTCTTGAAAAAGCCGTTGAGAAAGTTCTGGCTGACGGTGTCCGCACCGCTGACCTTATGGGCCCTGACGGCGGCACGCCGGTTTCGACAACCGAAATGGGCGACGTCATTCTGGAGGCGCTGGACGCCAGCCTGTAG
- a CDS encoding LysR family transcriptional regulator — translation MGRIDRLDWTLIQAFLAVAAEGSLSAAARALGVSQPTLGRQVKLMEEQLGIALFYRQPKGLSLTSEGEALLPHAKAMAAAASELATTAAGHDNSLQGTVRITASEFTAMYSLPPILARLRIDHPDIQIELNSTDLSENLLFREADIAVRMYRPTQLEVVTKKLGVLELGFFASKNYLQRRGSPMSIEELMQHDLLGYDRSERFIRGAAKLGWQLSRHDFVFRSDAQNVHCEMIRAGAGIGVMACCLGESFDDVEQILPHFPVPGLEIWLTTHEALRHTPRVAAVWRGLEKGLTPVLSQDSSIPVMHSP, via the coding sequence ATGGGACGTATTGACAGACTCGACTGGACCTTGATCCAAGCTTTCCTTGCCGTCGCGGCTGAAGGTTCGCTTTCGGCGGCTGCCCGCGCGCTGGGCGTCAGTCAGCCAACTCTTGGCCGACAGGTCAAACTGATGGAAGAGCAGTTGGGCATTGCGCTGTTTTATCGTCAACCCAAGGGGTTAAGCCTGACCAGTGAGGGCGAGGCGTTGCTTCCCCATGCGAAGGCCATGGCAGCAGCGGCTTCGGAGCTTGCGACCACGGCGGCGGGGCATGACAACTCATTGCAGGGGACGGTGCGGATCACAGCAAGTGAGTTTACTGCGATGTATTCGCTGCCGCCAATTCTGGCGCGTCTACGTATCGACCATCCAGATATCCAAATTGAACTGAATTCAACCGACCTGAGCGAAAACCTGTTGTTCAGAGAAGCCGACATTGCCGTTAGGATGTATCGGCCGACGCAGTTGGAAGTTGTTACAAAGAAGCTGGGCGTGCTTGAACTTGGCTTCTTTGCGTCCAAAAACTACCTGCAACGGCGTGGCTCACCGATGAGCATCGAGGAGCTGATGCAGCATGACCTTTTGGGGTATGACCGCTCGGAACGCTTTATTCGCGGCGCCGCCAAGTTGGGATGGCAACTGTCACGTCATGACTTTGTTTTCAGGTCCGATGCGCAAAACGTTCATTGCGAAATGATCCGCGCTGGTGCGGGAATCGGCGTCATGGCGTGTTGCTTGGGCGAGAGCTTTGATGACGTCGAGCAGATCCTCCCGCATTTCCCTGTTCCTGGGTTGGAGATATGGCTGACCACGCATGAGGCATTGCGTCATACGCCGCGCGTTGCGGCAGTCTGGCGCGGGCTGGAGAAGGGTTTGACGCCGGTGCTGTCCCAAGACAGCTCAATCCCTGTCATGCATTCCCCTTAG
- a CDS encoding endonuclease/exonuclease/phosphatase family protein, with protein sequence MNFHTGLSRDGPGVLVRDLLANPENPDLASVAALRPDIAVFQNVDYDFDRVALGLIQKSLSLMGHPMPHAYTTRPNTGVDSGYDLDRNGKRGEPRDMLGYGRFTGQGGMALLSRFPVEAGTARNLTDMLWRDASQQGPPANGYFTPGELAVLPLHSVSAWDVTVHTPNGPLRILTSHASTPAFDGPEDRNGLRNAAELQFWESYIAQVEDEQVPFVLMGTLNNDPMAGEGHKQAIENLLNHPSLQDPRPTHAGEPETALWANGLSLRVDYVLPSHGLGVRAAAVEWAPQSPEGSRHYPIWVDVVWQ encoded by the coding sequence ATGAACTTTCACACCGGGTTGTCTCGCGACGGTCCCGGTGTTTTGGTGCGTGACCTACTTGCAAACCCAGAGAACCCCGATCTGGCAAGTGTCGCGGCGCTCAGGCCTGACATCGCAGTGTTTCAGAACGTCGATTACGATTTCGACCGTGTGGCTCTTGGACTAATTCAAAAATCCCTGAGCTTGATGGGTCATCCGATGCCACATGCCTATACAACGCGACCCAACACGGGGGTTGATAGCGGCTATGACTTGGACCGGAACGGGAAGAGAGGTGAGCCGCGCGATATGTTGGGATATGGTCGCTTTACAGGGCAAGGCGGTATGGCCCTCCTGTCGCGGTTTCCTGTCGAAGCTGGCACGGCGCGAAATCTGACGGACATGCTTTGGCGTGATGCGTCGCAACAGGGACCGCCAGCGAACGGGTACTTCACGCCAGGCGAGCTCGCAGTCCTGCCTTTGCATTCTGTCTCGGCATGGGATGTTACGGTGCACACGCCAAACGGTCCCCTGCGCATTCTGACCTCGCACGCTTCTACTCCAGCATTTGACGGGCCAGAGGATCGCAACGGACTACGCAATGCGGCGGAACTTCAGTTCTGGGAAAGCTACATTGCGCAAGTCGAGGATGAGCAAGTGCCATTTGTGCTGATGGGAACCCTGAACAACGATCCGATGGCCGGGGAAGGCCACAAGCAGGCTATAGAAAACTTGCTCAATCACCCTTCACTTCAAGATCCCAGGCCAACACATGCGGGAGAGCCGGAGACGGCATTATGGGCGAATGGTCTATCGCTCCGCGTAGACTACGTTCTTCCCTCACATGGCCTTGGCGTGCGGGCAGCAGCCGTGGAGTGGGCGCCGCAAAGCCCCGAGGGTTCGCGGCACTATCCGATTTGGGTTGATGTCGTCTGGCAATGA